Within the Gadus chalcogrammus isolate NIFS_2021 chromosome 20, NIFS_Gcha_1.0, whole genome shotgun sequence genome, the region ACAATGAGGAAGGAGAGCTGAGATCACTGCATAGGGATCCTTCGAAcagattttctttctttcattctgtaTCATAAACCATCAAACATGAAACAAATCACGATTACTCCAAATGTATGATTGTGTAACATAACGTTCCTTTCCTGCTATCAATGTAACTACAGCTTGGGCCCCAGCTCAGTCCTGCCAACTCATTTCACCAATCAAATACAATTCGCCTTGAAGCACAAATCCAAACAGAGTCCATTTTGTGCACCAAGGTCACGGTCTGTAGACAGAACAGCTTGGTGGTTGACAACAACAAAGGTCAAACACTGAATATAAAAAGGGCCTAGACTTTAACTTTTATCAAAGCAAAGCATTCTGTCATATTGAATGTGTGTAAAAAGTGACCTACCCACTGAATGTCTCACAAAAGCACAGCTCTCAACACTTTGAATATTCTGCACTATGTGTGAGAATAGATCTTGCCTTGGTGTCTCGACAGTGTCACCAAAACAAGACGTGACAGATGAATTGCTGGCAAAATGTATTAGTAAACAATAACAGATGTACCTCAACTGCTATAACTGCACTGTTTCGTACTCTTGAAATCCTTTAACTGGCCATGCAGGATGAAGCAACAACAATACAACCATtattcaatccaaataaaagCCAGTAATCTCAGGCTTAATCAGCTCAATCTGCAACACAGAGTGAACCAAAAAGGTCtgtttttaaaattatttataGGTAAACAGACACATGCAGCGGACATGCCACAGACAAGGCAtgtgagtgtctatgtgtgtgtgtgtgtgtgtgtgcgtgtatgtgtgtgtgtatgtgtgtgtgtgtgtgtgtgtgtgtgtgtgtgtgtgtgtgtgtgtgtgtgtgtgtgtgtgtgtgtgtgtgtgtgtgtgtgtgtgtgtgtgtgtatttgtgtgtgtgagtgtgtgtgagtttgtgtgtgtttgtgtgtcccagcaattaaaaaaaatggaacACATTTTCTGCATCAATTTAAAATCCCTTGGTTTACAGATTGTCCACAGGACAAGCAAATGGATAatcagacccacacacacatacaacccctccctcacacacacacacacacacacacacacacacacacacacacacacacacacacacacacacacacacacacacacacacacacacacacacacacacagatgtaatTTAGTGCAAATATGGCCTACAATTACAGTTCATGTAATCCACAGGTATCAGGCGATGTGGGTCTCTCATCACAGTcagaaaaccaaaaaacaaagTTGTTTCTTGTGCTCCATCAGAATGGACTAATTCCATGACTTACAGACCATGGGAAGATAAACATTGTGGAACATGTTTTCACtaacgtcaacaacaacatcagaGCCTGAAATCCAATGGGTTTCTATTTTTTGttcctgtttttatttgttaaagtatacAATGTGTTCTATCCCTGTGTTGCAACAGCAGCTTTCTCCCAGGCAGTGTGATGGACAGCCATGTCCATCACACTGCCAACAAGCCAgcagtttgttgttgctttaaAATTGTTCCAATACTTAAGAATTGTGTTGATAACTTAATGAAAAGAATATCCATAGTAAAAATAATGCAAAGAATAATGAggtaatgcacacacacacacacactcctgtgtatgtgtgtgtgcgtgtctttctgtctgtctgtctgtctgtctgtctgtcggtcggtctgtctgtctgtctgtctgtctgtctgtctgtctgtctgtctgtctgtctgtctgtctgtctgtctgtctgtctgtctggctgactggctgtctgCATCACACACAAGGCCAAGGCTTTGGGTTTTGCTTCAGCTGGAATACAATTCAATGCAGATACCTGTTAGGCTTGTTACAGCCTCCATCATTCTTCCATCTCCTATCTAAACAAcccttacacaaacacacgcacgtacacacacacgcacacacacacacacacacacacacacacacacacacacacacacacacacacacacacacacacacacacacacacacacacacacacacacacacacacatgtacactaacatacaaactcacatacacatacagttACACAactgaaaaacagaaaaatgtttTATGGGTAACATGATTCCCAAAACATTGTACAAATAATCTTTGGGGCCTGGAGGAAAATCCATTAGACTTATTGTGAAACAGAGCGCAGTGATACATTACGTAACAGCAAGTTTCGGTTGATAGCTCATCACAGTCATTCAAACCATCCAAAAAGATACTTTCACCACATCAATATATAATTGATGTGGtgaaagtatatatataatatataataaattatacGAGAACTGAAAACCCTTTCCAGTATTGCCGAACCAAACACAGATACCCCTTGGATTGAATATTGTGGCTCCATGACGCATGTCAAAAATTAGAATAGCCCTACTGTTCATACTAGTTCCATCTTATAACCCTCACCTCGGCCCTTGTGAGTTCTTTAGTTCATTGTTTGCCTTAGCTTTCTCCAGATATCCACAAACAGTGTTTCCCTCAGCCTATGTTGGAGGAGGTCAGCCAGGCAATTAGATTAGATTCAGGCTTCCTTATCTTTGGGAGTAAGGAGGCCAAGAAGCATAGCCAGACACCAGCTATTGATTCAGTGATCCCAGAAGATCTCCAAATGCATGATGGGTAGGTAGTGTTAAGCCTCCCACTGATGGGTGATAATACCCAGATGCTATCAGTCACAAAGACGTTTCTACCCGTCCAATTTCCTTTGACATTCACCACCAACACTGTGAGCTATTACACAAACCATGCGCAGGTGTGGATTTCCTGGAATGTAGCATTCAAATTAAATCATTCATCACGCTTTGTTTGTCAAGGTTAATACCATTGGAAGAAACATCTGAGCCTCTGACGAAAATAAGATTGATGTGAAAGGGAAAGCAAAAACAGTGATTTGTCATTATTTATAAGGCTTGTtttatgttgtgttgtttgtgtgcctaTCCATAAAACTGAAAATACAATTTCAACTCTTCTATATCTATTTCTATTGGTGCCTACCTGTGCCAATCCATTGGCTACGCCCCTGCATGATTGACAGGCATCACATTAAGCTTGAAGCCTATTTTTTTCCGCCAAGAGTCAGGGCCAGTAATTTACCAGTCATGGATCAAAGAGCTCAAATCAGCCAACTAGCTTACCAAACCAGACCACAAAACCACAGCAGGTGGTGGGCTATACGTACTGCAGCATTTTGCTAATCATACCACTTTACTTAGAACAAAAATACgtttcttgttttctttcttgGTGTTTTTCAAACCTTTTGCTTGTCCCTGAATTTATAGTGAGATTGTTTAATCATTTCTTTCCCTGtgaaaaagcttttttttttgcaattctcTGAACACAAAAGCTTGTATAATTTGATTGATCATCCAAGCTTCACATAGATCATTTGTGCTGGCCTCCCAAGAATGAGAATAAGATTATTAAGAAAGAGCAAATTTAAGTTTCCTTTTCCTTATTTTCCCGCAATAGAGAGTAAGGCAGAGCATTCGTTCACCCTCAGTCCATAGGGACTACTGATAGTTAGAAACCCATTAATACCCTTACAGAAAACAGGCTTTTGGTTGGACTTAGTTACAATAAACAGGAAACTATCCTTAAATACCCCTAAAGAAAGCAGATTATAGACCTTCAGGAGCTAGAAACAATGCGAAAAATTAAAGCATTTCAACAGACATGATACAGCTCAACGGTCATGCTATATCTCTACAGTACAGGAACAGATGGCAGGGCATCTGCTGCAGGGGGGGAGCGTACCTCCTATGAAATACCTCCAGGTAATTGCTGACAATTTACAAGCGCATTACTTTAATCAGCCCACTGAGTGGTTTtagagccagcagcagcagtcccccCATCACAACTACGCTGCAGTCCACGCTTTAATAATGAATGATCCAAGATCCAAGATGGATGACTTTTAGGTTTGCAGAGGCCTGCGTTTATATATCACATGATGTACCGTAATGGTCTATCCCTCCTGGGATACACATTGTGGTGTTTTATCTGGTTGGTTTTCAATTAATAGTGTTTCTGTTGGAACGCATTCATGAGGTTTACTTCCGTGGGTTGGATGGTTGGATTGTAAAAACacatatgtttttgtatttgcagATTCAACTATATTTCTGATTATGGGACATGAGCAAGGCTCGTGCCCAAAATGGTATGGTCTATACAGTTTATACAGTGTGTCGTTTCATCTTAAAATGCCCAGTCATACACATGTGTTCTAGAATGACCGGTAACCATTAACAATAACCATGAATCATCATCTCTACATTGGGCCTCAACCAATTCTTTACTACTTGTCTGAGATATTGGGACACAAATATCATATAATAAGTACTTTGTTTATTACCCTTTATAATGTGTTGCTATAGGGCAGCCATTCGAGGAGTTTCCTCAAACATGTCTGACATCACACTTTAAGTCGGGCCATGCGTTGATCAACTGGTCATTGTCCAGGCGTGCAGCTCCCTTAGGAACACATTGTCCGAGCGGAAGGTCAAAGTGTAACGGAAAGCAATAGTTTGCCTCAATCTTTCCGCTGGAGGTACACCATCTGCATGCCCAATGACGCCGTGTCCCTGTTGCCTGCTTGTGAGCGTGGCGATGAATGGAATGGAGGCAGAGGATGATGTCATCATCTCCTGTCAGAGTGTGACCCATGCCATGAGTCATGCAACAGGTGGAGCAGAACCCAACGTCTGGAGGATCTAATTAGCATAGCAGCAGAGTTACATTCATAATGGCGGGCGCCGCAGGACAGACTGCGTGCTACACATAGGGTGTCCAATCATTCAATTGAATTATTGGCAGAAGGTGGGTTATTTAAGCTCTAAATGAGCGTTGGCCCGTACTCAACCAAGGGCATTATAAACCTGATAATCCTAAATATATCAAGCTATGAATGCAGCCATTTAAGCAATGAGAAAAACGTCAATACCTTTATGGTTAATAGGTTGATAGGTTTAATAGGTTGATCAATACTTCACCAGAAGAGTTTGATTACAAAAAGGAATAGGCCCGCTATCAAGTCaattcatttaaaataattatcttTCTTTGCATGGTCCAACATTACAGTGCATGCGAAAGACAAATGATGCATAAAAGTCAACGACAACAAACAAGCAAGTGCATATCTACTAGTttagcaaaaacacacacatgcattgccTTGTCCAAAATGCTAAAAGGATGACTACTTTGAGATGGTACTGCTTGTGGTTGACCGACAGTGAAAATAATTCTCTGATAACAGTATGTTCTCAAAGTATTTTGTAATATTTCCCTTGGTGCTTTGCAGGGGATAGGGGATTTCAGAACGGATTGGCTATTTCACCATATCAGTGGATGCCAGATTTCTCTTATCTCCCTCTTCACTATTACACCATTTACATGCTGAGTTAATGCGCAATATAGAATAAAAGATTAGATAATTTTGAGTTGAGAATATAGCCTAATTTTCCTAGTATGAGTTTGTATATTATATGCAATGATGTTTTGGAAAGTATCGACTATTTAAAACCTTCGAGGTCCACATATGAATGGTAGTAGTATATAcagtcttaaaggggacatattatgaaaacaatacttttcctgggatttggggtgttgttttgggtctctggtgcgtggtgctcccacacgcatacaaactttgaaaaaagtctgtacatgattttttggaTCATGTACGGAAGAaaggcacagttgaatattacctcccacttccccactcccctccaatcaaagcatagctaagattttgtggaccagtgaatgagcagctccggcggggggaactcggcggcagccGACTTCatagagtcaaggccaaagttcctttccacTAATTCTTCTCAACCACTCCCACACcaatcccccactacgagtcattacttgttgtgaaagtgccagagacgtcagacgcagtctttatgattcataatgtcatccgaggcgcacatagcttttggccgtgatattagatataatattatataaatacccatatataatattatcattattatattatattatattacatagatatagagctccaggagtccacaaatggcaacaatcccttctcctccatgctgtggttcagtccggcagctcatttgtcaatgggcagcagctcatttgcattaaagctacagacaccagaaacagcgcattctgaagggactgaaacaggggaatagcggtaggcgagattttttttcctaaaagctatttccagcaaacagcttcaaaaacatgatttctggaactcaaatactatgtttacttgttgtgaaaacgccataatatgtctccttaaAAGCAATGTCCTACTTCTAAGTGGTACAACATTGCCATCTAGCGGTGCCGGTTGAAACAGTATTATTATTGTAAATCTAATTCCGGAGCTTTGTATGGTTTGTCCTTTCAGGGCACCCTTCAAAAATGGCGCATATGTAGAACACTACAAGGTGAATGCACTGTTGTTAGCCACCTGATTGCGATCTAGTTCAATCTATGCTGTGAAACTATCAATCTATGATATTCCGTTCAATATTTTCCTTCAATAACCTATTTTCGGATCGGTTAGCAGGTATGTTTGGGTCCTTTCTAATTCCAACAATTTGGTCTGCACTTTACCTTTTTCACTTTTCCAATGTTCTAATGTTACACAAACGCCAACGTTACTCTACCGATCAAAAATGTACACACATGTGTATGCATATAAGATGTTAATTTGATACGTATAGCAACTATTATATAAGGCTGATACAACATCCGGTCAATCAGCGGTCTTCGTGTTAAACACATAGCGTAATGGGTACTTAGCACTTCATAACATTgtaaaataacattttgccaTGGACGTGTCCATGGCAAAACGTTGAACTCGTTTGCTCTCATTAAACATGTATTTAATTTCACTAGCCTGCAAAGAGACTATTCCAGTTATCTAGCGATGGTTAATCGAAGGTCATTTAACATTGCATCTGTTGTTACAGATCAAAACACCAGTGGATAACCGGTGGGACAACCCCGCCAGAATGGCCACTGTAAGTCACTCACTAATAATGATAGGCTAACGTTacatattatgtattattaGGGATTATGTTAGGTATTGTCATCAGAAAGGAAACTATCTGTGTGACAAGCGTGAGGCAGGGAATGATGCAACGTGAGGAAACATAATAAACCTGTGGTAAAATAGACCGCATTCAAGCACCGTGTAGAATCTTATCCTAGCAATCTTTGTTTTCTACGGGGAATGACGCATGTACTTAttttaagtcactttggatgaaagcatctgctaaatgccctaaatgtgaatTCAAATGCAACTTCGCGTTTTTATACGTATGGAGCGGTCTAAAGCTTTCGGTACCCTCCCCCAGGTGCTCCGCAACAGAGCCAGGCTGGTGAGCTACCTTCCAGGGCTTCATGTTCTGGTGGGGCGTGTGCGCGTCGCGGGGTCCCGGGCCTTCTCTGCTGCTGGTTCCTCTGGCTCCGATGAGCCAAACGTAGCGGTCGTCCCTCCTGATATGGGTAAACACTctcgcacacactcgcacactgtTCTCTTCTGGAAGAGCTGTGGCGATAAGACATTGCTTGGATGGACATGAAATAGGATTTTGGAGTTTCCCAAATGTGCGTGTGGATTTCCTCTCCGTCACTTACTTTACTAATGACTGTGATATCTGTATTTTCCACAAGAGCACCCACTGCCATCCGTGACGTAATAAGCAGCTTATATAttgatctatatagatatatctatatcatgTTTCATCCAAGACAGTCCTTGACATCAACCCTATTGAGGactaggagaggggagggtaaTGGCCCTTCTTCTGTGCCATCATTGTGCGTTCCTGTTCTATGCTAGGCCCCAGGACGGTTTGGCCGGATGAGTCCATGGGTCCCTTCGCTCCTCAGGACCAGCGCTTCCAGCTGCCTGGTAACGCAGGGTTCGACTGCCACATGGAGTGGACGGCGGGCCAGAAGAAGACCCCAGTCCACAGCACCGTCCCCGACCTCCTGTCGGCGCCGTCCAACAGTGAGCGGCACGAGTTCATACTGGCCCAGTTTGTCGGAGAGTTCTGCGTAAGTAGAGTATGCTCGTCTGGAAGTATCGATTCAAGGCTCATCGCCTCGCCTGACAGGAGGCGATGACTTAGTTGGACACTTTTGACTTAGTTGGACACTTTTGACTTAGTTGGACACTTTTGACATCAATGTATGGTTCTTCAATCTCGTCATTGTTGTCCCGAAACTGATCATTCATGTTTGAAAATGTTTGATTAAAGTTGTACTTAGCTTTGTTTCACAATTTACTTTGTCATTAGTAGTCAGTAGGTAGAGTAGATCAACCACACTGTACTTTGAATAACTTCCCCCTGCCTCTGCCATGTTTCTTCTCCTGCTTCTTATGCAACATGTCAATTTAAAACAGCCAGTTGAGCTTAATTTAGTTTATTTCAAATTAACTTGGTTACCTTTGTTCCCTCCTGGGCATGTCGAGGTTCTTCTTCCTCTGATCTTGttggttgtttgtgtatgtttcagGGGAGTGACAGCCCCGTTTCACCACAGCTGGTAAACAGAGCAGAGCAGTACTTTGCTACCTCCAACGTAGAGTGTGCCATTCAGTCCTGCCCCGACCTGCTCAAGAAAGGTACAgttactagggatgggcaaaatgattattttccgggaactagttctttcagttcagttcactataacgattcgtttgatttgttcgttttgatttgttcgttacgtcagattacgtcatttggtgtctgcccccccccccccccccccccccccgcgagacggccatgagcataatttaagcgacatctaggctctaccccccaagtaccgccttgtcatttgtttacccaggtg harbors:
- the mmadhcb gene encoding metabolism of cobalamin associated Db, whose amino-acid sequence is MATVLRNRARLVSYLPGLHVLVGRVRVAGSRAFSAAGSSGSDEPNVAVVPPDMGPRTVWPDESMGPFAPQDQRFQLPGNAGFDCHMEWTAGQKKTPVHSTVPDLLSAPSNSERHEFILAQFVGEFCGSDSPVSPQLVNRAEQYFATSNVECAIQSCPDLLKKDFRSMFPDAPTVGMMVVTVTQKTKNDMTSWSEKVDEEREQMLEKFIAGAKEICYALQTAGYWADFIDPCSGLAFFGSYTNNTLFETDERYRHLGFQIEDLGCCKVIRHTLWGTHVFVGTMFTDAPADSPVMKMLQGN